One window of Dyadobacter sandarakinus genomic DNA carries:
- a CDS encoding T9SS type A sorting domain-containing protein encodes MKKSLIFFGTLLYFSFQTSLAQLVANNHFYIKSGTIVSMNGLVMTPSANLNLIGNTLQVSSQPAAGAPVQTIKRVYTFTNPVAFSGSMGVQYLPAELNGINENNLQVGYSSTLNANIGADAASVRDLPNHFVSVNLAGKNVRVVSLVNGQGALPVKLADFRAAAKENSIALDWTTTSEINADHFEIERAADGKTWSQIGSVAANGSGHSLEKYQYPDSRPLSGANFYRLKMVDQDGTFAFSQIRQVRWEGSDVFHVFPNPFVSELSIHPAIVPDIRSVSLVDAQGKEVVVTRDVDRNGVMHLSRFSAGIYVVKLTLQDGSVRTFKVVKN; translated from the coding sequence ATGAAAAAGTCACTCATTTTCTTCGGAACGTTACTCTATTTTTCGTTCCAGACATCGCTGGCGCAGCTGGTCGCCAACAATCATTTCTATATCAAAAGCGGTACCATTGTGTCCATGAATGGACTGGTGATGACGCCGTCTGCTAATCTGAACCTGATCGGAAATACGTTGCAGGTCTCCAGTCAGCCAGCTGCCGGCGCGCCCGTCCAGACCATCAAGCGCGTGTACACTTTCACTAATCCGGTCGCATTTTCGGGTTCAATGGGGGTGCAGTATCTGCCTGCCGAGCTGAATGGAATTAATGAAAACAATTTACAGGTTGGCTACTCGTCCACGCTCAATGCCAACATCGGCGCGGATGCTGCAAGCGTCAGGGATTTGCCCAATCATTTTGTTTCCGTAAACCTGGCCGGTAAAAACGTACGCGTCGTTTCGCTGGTAAATGGTCAGGGTGCATTGCCCGTGAAGCTCGCCGACTTCCGGGCGGCTGCAAAGGAAAACAGCATTGCATTGGACTGGACAACCACGTCGGAGATCAATGCGGATCACTTTGAAATCGAGCGTGCGGCGGACGGAAAAACATGGTCGCAGATCGGCAGCGTGGCCGCAAACGGAAGCGGGCATTCTCTGGAAAAATATCAGTATCCGGATAGTCGCCCACTGAGCGGAGCCAATTTTTACCGCCTCAAAATGGTCGATCAGGACGGTACATTTGCATTCAGCCAGATCCGGCAGGTAAGGTGGGAAGGGTCAGATGTTTTCCATGTTTTTCCAAATCCGTTTGTCAGCGAACTTTCGATTCATCCCGCGATCGTTCCTGACATTCGATCCGTCAGTCTGGTTGATGCGCAGGGCAAAGAGGTGGTTGTGACGCGTGATGTGGACCGGAATGGCGTAATGCATTTGTCACGTTTTTCTGCCGGGATTTATGTGGTAAAGCTGACACTACAGGATGGTTCGGTCAGAACTTTCAAGGTGGTTAAAAATTAG
- a CDS encoding RagB/SusD family nutrient uptake outer membrane protein, producing MKKYNALFLTGALAAMLLSCNEQLDLPSDGRITMDQVFSDYNRTRGYLNSCYGYCPKPYMDRASYTDEAQDADDVTPASKYIVWYGGNVTSLTYGDISADGSPWGDLYEGIRKCNVFIQNIATATLYAPEGEKASWTAQAHALRALYYLQLIKRYGGVPIFDKPLEIGHDFAKDERATFSEVVTFILADCDKALSYPATRDGLSWDIYDNQYGIMTRAVAYAIKSQAVTYAASPLWSDGTYTWQKAVQINAEALGQCLANGYKLFDEKPAASIAQNAYALYFFTSSNDQRATDKETIYHVGDAMQVWRFAGMPTNPGMERTGPCPTQDLVDAYEMANGQAPVTGYSDANRTVPVINAASGYKEADPYAGRDPRFYASVYYNGAVRNLDQPEGKKVETFVGGAEEISDINRKFTRTGYYLRKFNNYKSGQNNDADGAIRLFRLAELYLNFAESAYQASGADVPVPVGSQTLSAREAVNVVRARAGMPGFAAGLSKDAFEKKYRNERRIELAFEEHRFFDVRRWKILPETDRFVTGMRITKNGNAWVYKRFKFTNRNSFQDKYLMYPIDQREVNKVIGLSGSDWQNPGWLE from the coding sequence ATGAAAAAATATAATGCTTTGTTCCTTACCGGAGCCCTGGCTGCCATGCTGCTCTCCTGCAACGAGCAGCTGGACCTTCCTTCTGACGGCAGGATCACGATGGACCAGGTTTTCAGTGATTATAACCGCACCCGGGGTTACCTAAACTCCTGCTATGGATATTGTCCCAAACCTTACATGGACCGCGCCTCCTACACGGACGAAGCGCAGGATGCGGATGATGTGACGCCGGCATCAAAATACATTGTATGGTATGGCGGAAATGTGACTTCACTCACTTACGGCGACATTTCGGCCGACGGCAGTCCGTGGGGTGACCTGTATGAGGGTATCCGTAAATGCAATGTGTTTATACAAAATATAGCTACGGCCACGCTGTACGCTCCTGAGGGTGAAAAGGCTTCCTGGACAGCGCAGGCACATGCTTTGCGTGCATTGTACTACCTGCAGCTGATCAAGCGGTACGGCGGGGTGCCCATTTTTGACAAGCCTTTGGAAATCGGGCATGATTTCGCGAAAGACGAGCGGGCAACCTTCTCGGAGGTAGTCACTTTTATCCTGGCAGATTGTGACAAAGCATTGTCTTATCCGGCCACCCGCGACGGTTTGTCCTGGGATATTTACGACAACCAGTACGGCATCATGACCCGGGCAGTGGCTTATGCAATCAAGTCGCAGGCGGTTACGTATGCTGCCAGTCCGCTTTGGTCGGACGGGACTTATACCTGGCAAAAGGCCGTGCAGATCAATGCGGAGGCACTGGGCCAGTGCCTTGCAAATGGTTATAAGCTTTTTGATGAAAAGCCGGCCGCCTCTATCGCGCAGAATGCGTATGCACTTTACTTTTTTACAAGCTCCAATGATCAGCGTGCTACGGACAAGGAGACGATTTATCATGTAGGGGATGCCATGCAGGTATGGCGGTTTGCAGGTATGCCTACCAATCCGGGTATGGAAAGGACAGGCCCTTGCCCCACGCAGGACCTGGTGGATGCCTATGAAATGGCAAACGGCCAGGCGCCGGTTACCGGCTATTCCGATGCCAACCGCACCGTTCCCGTAATCAATGCGGCTTCGGGGTATAAAGAGGCGGATCCCTATGCCGGTCGCGATCCGCGGTTTTATGCGTCGGTTTACTACAATGGAGCTGTCAGGAACCTGGATCAGCCTGAGGGTAAAAAGGTCGAGACTTTTGTGGGCGGAGCCGAGGAGATTTCGGATATCAACAGGAAGTTTACGCGGACAGGGTATTATTTGCGAAAATTCAACAACTATAAATCCGGTCAGAACAATGATGCTGACGGTGCTATCAGGCTTTTCAGGCTGGCAGAGCTTTATTTGAACTTCGCGGAGTCGGCCTACCAGGCATCAGGAGCCGACGTACCTGTGCCGGTAGGATCGCAGACGCTGAGCGCGCGCGAGGCGGTGAATGTAGTACGGGCGAGGGCCGGGATGCCGGGATTTGCTGCGGGCCTGTCCAAAGATGCATTTGAAAAAAAATACCGCAATGAGCGCCGCATTGAGCTGGCATTTGAAGAGCACCGCTTTTTCGACGTGCGCCGCTGGAAAATCCTTCCCGAAACGGACCGGTTTGTAACAGGTATGCGGATCACAAAAAATGGCAATGCATGGGTTTACAAACGTTTCAAATTCACAAATCGCAACAGCTTTCAGGACAAATACCTGATGTATCCCATTGATCAGCGCGAGGTCAACAAGGTCATCGGGCTGTCGGGCTCCGACTGGCAGAACCCGGGATGGCTGGAATAA
- a CDS encoding SusC/RagA family TonB-linked outer membrane protein codes for MKHILVKTIQMLLLSLVILTGREAAAQDLAATINGSVTDDQGKPLAGVAITSANGRNGTSTNGKGEFAMSIDDASSTLVFSLYGFQDVRLSVTDKQDLNVRLLRDPHRKDEVIQLGYTSQKRSEITGSVATVKGDELERAPVANLTQTLPGRLAGLATYESFSELSRATTELNIRGLSVGRQSGPLVMIDGIINSYNSAQTLEYITANEIESITLLKDASTQALYGIQGTNGLLVVTTKRGRKGPLQIKTRFDESVQQVTTTPAFYSSADYAAMRNQAALNDGHGPNYLFSPAQIEGYRSGSNPELYPNNNWYKHFMKDFATMQRASMNVTGGNDKVQFYSNINFMHQGGQFKTDQTRYNANANNIWVNYRSNVDMNLNRYLKAFVRLSGNVKRERTPGAGNAEIYGSIFQLPPTMYGPVTQPVMDASGEVVDAGGQVITTERVASPTYGLLNRTGYVRHTVTNITSQFGLDLDMGFLTKGLNLTGLFAYQTNSVGSLATRQDYERWIRTNDSTSVSFVKKGAQNNTPLAYSKGHSYYYHLTYNIAANYRRDFGRHRIGAMAYMFYQNLTKAETDSARMLPYNRVSSGFEATYSFDSRYLLKFDLGYSGSEQYARGSRYTATPAISAGWVVSNESFLKNNVLVTFLKLRASYGKTANDMSSLARFAYLDNVTVAGGGPLAYLQYVVKEGQVGNPNIRAEVSMKQNYGLDLGIGNALTISADVFKERMSNMIISALSTIPEYQGIPLENYPRLNTGTFENKGVDLTVNYSRTLGKDLSFHVGGLLGYARNKVVNWNEALRTADYAYRKWEEGYSFGQEFGYLVDYSNGNGFFNSQADIDNAGLAYNFGTPRPGDLRYRDLNADGKIDERDKAPIGNGMPRTSYGISGGITYRALELNVLFQGVGKYMTIERGQGVYETDYDGVFGELHRNAWTPERYAAGEKITSPALSLGRTVNHEASDFYASNRSYLRLKNVELAYTLPLSLSKVILAEKIRILLSGQNLITWDKMKSSDYGPEGTYATFPVYRVFNAGISVIF; via the coding sequence ATGAAACATATTTTGGTTAAAACCATACAAATGCTGCTGCTGAGCCTGGTAATACTTACCGGCCGGGAAGCTGCTGCTCAGGACCTTGCCGCCACGATCAATGGCTCCGTCACCGACGACCAGGGCAAACCGCTTGCCGGTGTGGCCATCACCTCAGCAAATGGCCGGAACGGTACCAGTACCAATGGCAAAGGCGAGTTTGCAATGAGCATTGACGATGCGAGCAGCACACTAGTCTTTTCGCTCTATGGATTTCAGGATGTGAGGCTTTCCGTAACCGACAAGCAGGACCTCAATGTGCGCCTGCTGCGTGACCCGCACAGAAAGGACGAAGTGATACAGCTGGGCTACACCAGCCAGAAACGCAGTGAGATTACAGGCTCAGTGGCGACGGTGAAAGGAGACGAGCTGGAACGGGCACCCGTAGCCAACCTCACCCAGACCCTGCCCGGCCGCCTGGCGGGACTCGCTACTTACGAATCGTTTTCGGAACTGTCGCGGGCCACTACCGAGCTGAACATACGCGGACTTTCGGTAGGGCGGCAGAGCGGCCCACTGGTGATGATTGATGGTATTATCAATTCCTACAACAGCGCGCAGACCCTGGAATATATCACTGCCAACGAGATCGAGAGCATTACCCTGCTCAAAGATGCCTCCACCCAGGCATTGTACGGCATACAGGGTACCAATGGTCTTTTGGTGGTAACCACCAAACGCGGCCGCAAGGGACCTTTGCAGATCAAAACACGATTTGACGAGTCGGTACAGCAGGTGACAACCACTCCTGCATTTTACAGCTCGGCCGATTATGCCGCCATGCGGAACCAGGCGGCGCTGAATGACGGACACGGACCCAACTACCTTTTCAGTCCGGCGCAGATAGAAGGGTACCGCTCCGGGAGCAACCCTGAACTTTATCCCAATAACAACTGGTACAAGCATTTCATGAAGGACTTTGCGACCATGCAGCGCGCCAGTATGAACGTGACCGGCGGTAACGACAAAGTGCAGTTTTATTCCAATATCAACTTCATGCACCAGGGAGGGCAGTTCAAAACTGACCAGACGCGCTACAATGCAAATGCAAACAACATCTGGGTCAACTACCGCTCCAATGTGGACATGAACCTCAACCGCTACCTGAAAGCATTTGTGCGGCTGAGCGGAAATGTAAAACGTGAGCGTACACCCGGGGCCGGCAATGCAGAGATTTACGGCAGCATTTTTCAGCTTCCGCCTACGATGTATGGTCCCGTAACCCAGCCGGTTATGGATGCCTCGGGCGAAGTAGTGGATGCGGGCGGCCAGGTAATTACAACCGAGCGCGTCGCTTCCCCCACGTATGGGCTGCTCAACCGGACCGGCTACGTGCGCCATACGGTGACTAATATTACCTCCCAGTTTGGTCTTGACCTGGATATGGGTTTCCTGACGAAAGGATTGAACCTGACGGGTCTTTTTGCTTACCAGACCAACTCCGTAGGGAGCCTTGCTACCCGGCAGGACTATGAGCGGTGGATCCGCACCAATGATTCGACCTCGGTTTCATTTGTGAAAAAAGGCGCACAGAACAACACGCCGCTGGCTTACAGCAAAGGACACTCGTACTATTACCATTTGACATACAACATAGCCGCCAATTACCGGCGCGACTTTGGCCGGCACAGGATAGGGGCGATGGCCTATATGTTTTACCAGAATCTGACCAAGGCAGAAACCGACTCCGCCCGAATGCTGCCGTACAACCGGGTAAGTTCAGGATTTGAGGCTACTTACAGCTTTGACAGCCGCTACCTCCTCAAATTTGACCTCGGTTACTCAGGCTCAGAGCAGTATGCACGCGGCAGCCGGTATACTGCCACACCGGCCATCTCGGCGGGCTGGGTGGTTTCCAATGAATCTTTTTTAAAAAACAATGTCTTGGTGACCTTCCTGAAACTCAGGGCATCGTATGGCAAAACCGCCAATGATATGAGCAGTCTGGCCCGCTTTGCTTACCTGGACAATGTAACCGTAGCGGGTGGCGGACCGCTTGCTTATCTCCAATATGTAGTAAAAGAAGGTCAGGTAGGTAATCCCAACATCCGGGCGGAAGTATCCATGAAGCAGAACTATGGCCTGGACCTGGGTATCGGCAATGCACTTACCATTTCGGCAGATGTGTTCAAGGAACGCATGAGCAACATGATTATCAGTGCTTTGTCAACAATTCCCGAGTACCAGGGCATCCCGCTGGAAAACTACCCGCGCCTCAATACCGGGACTTTTGAAAACAAAGGGGTGGACCTTACCGTCAATTACAGCAGGACGCTCGGCAAAGACCTGAGCTTTCACGTGGGTGGATTGCTGGGATACGCCAGGAATAAGGTTGTCAACTGGAACGAAGCTCTGCGCACCGCAGACTATGCTTACCGTAAATGGGAGGAGGGTTATTCCTTCGGGCAGGAGTTTGGCTACCTGGTTGATTACAGCAATGGAAACGGCTTCTTTAACTCACAGGCTGACATCGATAACGCCGGCCTGGCTTATAACTTCGGTACCCCGCGCCCCGGCGATCTCAGATACCGCGACCTGAATGCTGACGGCAAGATCGACGAGCGCGATAAGGCCCCTATCGGCAACGGAATGCCGCGCACCAGCTACGGGATATCAGGGGGTATTACTTACAGGGCATTGGAGCTCAACGTGCTTTTTCAGGGAGTGGGCAAATACATGACGATTGAAAGAGGACAGGGTGTTTATGAAACCGACTACGACGGCGTGTTCGGCGAGCTGCACCGCAATGCCTGGACACCTGAGCGGTATGCAGCGGGTGAAAAGATCACTTCGCCGGCACTTTCGCTGGGTCGTACCGTGAACCACGAAGCCAGTGACTTTTACGCCTCCAACCGTTCCTACCTGCGGCTGAAAAACGTAGAGCTGGCCTACACGCTCCCATTGAGCCTTTCGAAAGTAATCCTGGCCGAAAAGATCCGCATACTTCTCAGCGGCCAGAACCTGATTACCTGGGATAAAATGAAATCCAGCGACTACGGACCCGAGGGTACTTACGCCACGTTTCCCGTGTACAGGGTGTTCAATGCCGGTATCAGCGTGATTTTCTGA
- a CDS encoding RagB/SusD family nutrient uptake outer membrane protein has translation MKLRTLLLTLLTVILSLGSCRNVLDMAPDGKLTMDQIFSENDRVGAFLNTCYANIPVKGTRYFFWSRGPVNWSDESWDTDAEAESWIMSGRMYNGDASAGNHPVTNISADAGNGNYWASYWSAIRNCTIFLSRIDKATVKNPADRARWKAEAHLLRAYYYSELLKWFGAVLPIEREAFEFSDDFSTVTKASYYEVVKFIMEDCDAALATAELPWRITTASEAGRVHKAMAEAIKSKMILFAASPLNNNGQSLWQEAYQVNKTSLENLRANGYELYNRVNLPQTYLSDVAFIGPDKNEKSALYNEYFTQTMAYSANPVDKETIYQSREGQGNIWDIDGIGSQDGYKSGTCPTQELVDAYETSDGQPILDLDKPYLDDQHLQPNYNAANKLYNPNDPYKNRDPRFYASIYYNGSKRKAMWNFAEAPESVENYPAPIGNRTRIIATYINEPQTGIHPTVRRATRTGYYERKFLHPNSGNDNPIGGANWKLFRLGEVILNFAEAAAEAGQLADAVKAVNEIRTRAGMPVLPASLGQADLVKRIRAERRVELAMEENRYFDVRRWSKPTDDLAKTDRWITAMEITRNADGTFSYKRRNVRGTERKNYTQKFIWVPIPLDEANRLRSITGADWQNFGW, from the coding sequence ATGAAATTAAGAACACTACTTCTCACCCTGCTGACCGTCATCCTCTCGCTGGGATCGTGCAGGAATGTGCTTGATATGGCACCCGACGGCAAGCTGACAATGGATCAGATCTTTTCCGAAAATGACCGGGTAGGGGCTTTCCTCAATACGTGCTACGCCAATATTCCTGTAAAAGGTACCCGCTACTTCTTCTGGAGTCGCGGACCCGTGAACTGGAGTGATGAGTCGTGGGATACGGATGCGGAGGCCGAGTCGTGGATTATGTCGGGCCGGATGTACAATGGGGATGCATCCGCCGGCAACCACCCGGTCACCAACATCAGCGCTGATGCAGGCAATGGTAACTACTGGGCCAGCTACTGGAGTGCAATCCGGAACTGTACGATTTTCCTCAGCCGCATTGATAAGGCTACCGTCAAAAACCCTGCTGACCGCGCCCGGTGGAAAGCCGAAGCACATCTGCTCAGGGCCTACTACTATTCCGAACTTCTCAAATGGTTTGGCGCGGTACTTCCCATTGAGCGCGAAGCCTTTGAGTTTTCCGACGATTTTTCCACGGTGACCAAGGCAAGCTACTACGAAGTGGTGAAGTTTATCATGGAGGACTGCGACGCTGCACTGGCCACTGCGGAGCTGCCGTGGCGCATTACTACAGCCAGCGAAGCGGGGCGTGTGCATAAGGCCATGGCCGAGGCGATCAAATCCAAAATGATCCTTTTTGCGGCAAGTCCGCTGAACAATAACGGGCAGAGCCTCTGGCAGGAGGCTTATCAGGTAAATAAGACTTCACTCGAAAACCTGCGTGCCAATGGCTATGAGCTGTACAATCGCGTGAACCTGCCACAGACCTACCTGTCGGACGTAGCGTTTATTGGTCCTGATAAAAATGAAAAGTCTGCCCTGTACAACGAGTATTTTACGCAGACCATGGCCTACTCCGCCAATCCGGTAGATAAGGAGACCATTTACCAGAGCCGGGAGGGCCAGGGCAATATCTGGGATATCGACGGTATCGGTTCACAGGACGGGTACAAGTCAGGTACCTGCCCCACCCAGGAGCTGGTGGATGCATATGAAACCTCGGATGGCCAGCCGATCCTTGATCTCGACAAGCCTTACCTGGACGACCAGCATCTGCAGCCCAACTACAATGCAGCCAACAAGTTGTACAATCCCAATGATCCCTACAAAAACCGCGACCCGCGTTTTTACGCTTCCATTTACTACAATGGTTCAAAAAGGAAGGCGATGTGGAACTTTGCAGAGGCACCTGAATCGGTTGAAAACTATCCTGCACCCATCGGCAACCGCACCAGGATCATTGCAACCTACATCAACGAGCCACAGACGGGCATTCACCCGACCGTACGGCGTGCTACCCGCACGGGCTACTATGAGCGGAAGTTCCTGCATCCCAACTCCGGCAATGATAATCCTATCGGCGGGGCCAACTGGAAGCTTTTCAGGCTGGGAGAGGTGATCCTCAATTTTGCGGAAGCTGCCGCCGAAGCCGGGCAGCTTGCTGATGCGGTAAAAGCCGTGAATGAGATCCGTACCCGGGCCGGTATGCCTGTTTTGCCTGCTTCCCTCGGTCAGGCAGACCTCGTCAAGCGCATCCGTGCCGAGCGGAGGGTTGAGCTTGCCATGGAAGAGAACCGGTACTTCGACGTGCGCCGCTGGTCGAAACCCACCGACGATCTTGCCAAAACCGACCGCTGGATTACCGCTATGGAAATCACCCGTAATGCCGATGGAACATTCAGTTACAAACGCAGGAACGTACGCGGGACAGAGCGAAAAAACTACACCCAGAAATTCATCTGGGTCCCCATTCCGCTGGATGAAGCCAACCGCCTGCGCTCCATCACAGGGGCCGACTGGCAGAACTTCGGCTGGTAA